One stretch of Molothrus aeneus isolate 106 chromosome 2, BPBGC_Maene_1.0, whole genome shotgun sequence DNA includes these proteins:
- the ZIC5 gene encoding LOW QUALITY PROTEIN: zinc finger protein ZIC 5 (The sequence of the model RefSeq protein was modified relative to this genomic sequence to represent the inferred CDS: inserted 2 bases in 1 codon; deleted 2 bases in 1 codon): protein MFLKAGKGKKITTASVDGLGCVVMEPPLSKRNPTLRLADLAAAQPHPHQNMTGFPGLGNHHVHPHHAAHLHPGDAGGDPGGALTPLGPEHMAQPAALKLTPEALTAAAFAAXPPPPPPPPPPPPPPPPPPPPPPTPPAAALPGYPSGEAAGRDFLLRRELPAAAAVHGALGEQHPPAGSPHLPHPPPHGVFISAAGTYGATDGAHAAFPPPPPGEQGAPAGRHPPLNGQMRLGLAAAAAGELYGRAEAHYGAAAASSSSSALQGYGSVNLNLAAAGHGHPHHPHPHHHHHHHHHHHAHVGAAAAAAAAGAFLRYMRQPIKQELICKWIDREPPPPPPPPPPGARKPCSKTFSTMQELVSHVTVEHVGGPEQSSHVCYWEECPREGKPFKAKYKLINHIRVHTGEKPFPCPFPGCGKVFARSENLKIHKRTHTGEKPFKCEFDGCERKFANSSDRKKHSHVHTSDKPYYCKIRGCDKSYTHPSSLRKHMKIHCKSPPPSPPPGSQSYAAAGPPDGPLPPEADPAAEPPRGRRAALSPPVTDLSEWYVCQAGGAPRRPRTPSSRGTSPASEEDEPHRTSGGRTAP, encoded by the exons ATGTTTTTGAAGGCgggtaaagggaaaaaaataacaacagcgAGCGTAGATGGGCTTGGCTGTGTCGTTATGGAGCCCCCTTTGAGCAAGAGGAACCCGACACTGAGATTAGCGGATTTGGCAGCGGCTCAGCCCCATCCTCACCAGAACATGACAGGCTTCCCGGGGCTGGGGAACCACCACGTCCACCCCCACCACGCGGCCCACCTCCACCCCGGGGACGCGGGCGGCGACCCCGGCGGCGCCCTCACGCCGCTCGGACCCGAGCACATGGCGCAGCCCGCCGCCCTCAAGCTCACGCCCGAGGCGCTCACCGCCGCCGCCttcgccgc cccgccgccaccaccaccaccgccgccgcctccgccaccgccgccgccgccaccacCGCCGCCGCCTacg ccgcccgccgccgccctcccGGGATACCCGTCGGGGGAGGCGGCGGGCCGGGACTTTCTCCTGCGGCGGGAgctgcccgccgccgccgccgtgcACGGGGCGCTGGGCGAGCAGCACCCGCCCGCCGGCTCCCCCCACCTTCCGCACCCGCCACCGCACGGCGTCTTCATCTCGGCCGCCGGCACCTACGGCGCGACCGACGGGGCGCACGCCGCcttcccgccgccgccgcccggcgaGCAGGGCGCGCCCGCCGGCCGCCACCCGCCGCTCAACGGGCAGATGCGTCTGGGGCtggctgccgccgccgccggggagCTCTACGGGCGCGCCGAGGCGCACtacggggccgccgccgcctcctcttcctcctcggCGCTGCAAGGCTACGGCTCCGTCAACCTCAACCTGGCGGCGGCCGGGCACGGGCACCCGCACCACCCCcatccccaccaccaccaccatcaccaccaccaccaccatgcCCAcgtcggggccgcggcggcggcggcggcggccggggccTTCCTGCGATACATGCGACAGCCCATCAAGCAAGAGCTGATCTGCAAGTGGATCGACCGGGAGCCgcctcctccacctccaccgCCGCCACCGGGCGCTAGGAAGCCTTGCTCCAAAACTTTCAGCACGATGCAGGAGCTGGTGAGCCATGTCACCGTGGAGCACGTCGGTGGGCCCGAGCAGAGCAGCCACGTGTGCTACTGGGAGGAGTGTCCCCGTGAAGGCAAGCCCTTCAAAGCGAAATACAAACTCATCAACCACATCCGAGTACACACGGGAGAGAAGCCCTTCCCTTGCCCCTTCCCCGGCTGCGGGAAGGTCTTCGCTCGCTCTGAAAACCTCAAGATCCACAAGCGGACTCATACAG GGGAGAAGCCCTTCAAGTGCGAGTTCGACGGCTGCGAGAGGAAGTTCGCCAACAGCAGCGACCGCAAGAAGCATTCCCACGTCCACACCTCGGACAAGCCCTACTACTGCAAGATCCGCGGCTGCGACAAGTCCTACAcgcatcccagctccctgcgGAAGCACATGAAGATCCACTGCAAGTCCCCGCCGCCCTCCCCGCCGCCGGGCTCCCAGAGCTACGCGGCGGCGGGGCCCCCCGACGGCCCGCTGCCCCCCGAGGCAGACCCGGCCGCCGAGccgccccgcggccgccgggcCGCGCTCTCCCCGCCGGTCACCGACCTCAGCGAGTGGTACGTCTGCCAGGCCGGGGGCGCTCCCCGCCGGCCCCGCACCCCCTCCAGCCGCGGCACCTCCCCGGCATCCGAGGAGGATGAGCCCCACAGGACCTCGGGAGGCAGAACTGCTCCCTAG